A region from the Coturnix japonica isolate 7356 chromosome 28, Coturnix japonica 2.1, whole genome shotgun sequence genome encodes:
- the ZNF414 gene encoding zinc finger protein 414 isoform X1 produces the protein MKTEKDEALPNFSLGGKYSGEGAGPMTALGSGGAPPAQDLRLLKRRPAPGKHYACSSYGCKLAFPSMQELMDHLKVHYRPTQSLEGKTFQCPTLGCTETFPSMQDLMAHMKVHYKPNRYFKCENCLLRFRTHRSLFKHLHVCSDRASSPAPPPQKAEKPNLPPASTQEKEPTAKPPPEGLPKPPTVIRHTEKEAISTAPGTDTASSLPDSLEALPLVPQAPHPFPLLEPNLFGPPTLTRFSGPHPPPPPPSSVPFLSYVHPPVPFSLPTAQPRLRPCSPSHGPSASNAVWKKSQGVSVSPLLPCFGSGVTPGHSSNSRIVWEHTRGRYTCMQCPYNTASREEMTLHIEEHRKNPPAAGRMDTDVDFGVSVASFHSKLTPEMENSLYSQL, from the exons ATGAAGACAGAGAAGGATGAAGCTCTGCCCAACTTCTCCCTGGGGGGGAAATACTCCGGGGAGGGGGCAG GCCCCATGACAGCACTGGGGAGTGGAGGagcccccccagcacaggaCCTGCGGCTCCTAAAGCGCCGTCCAGCCCCAG GGAAGCACTACGCCTGCTCCAGCTACGGCTGCAAACTGGCCTTCCCCAGCATGCAAGAGCTGATGGACCACCTGAAGGTGCACTACAGACCCACGCAGTCCCTTGAGG GCAAAACCTTCCAGTGCCCCACGCTGGGCTGCACAGAGACCTTCCCCAGCATGCAGGACCTCATGGCACACATGAAAGTGCACTACAAACCCAACCGCTACTTCAA GTGTGAGAACTGCCTGCTGCGCTTCCGCACCCACCGCTCCCTCTTCAAGCACCTCCACGTCTGCTCCGACCGCGCCAgcagccccgcaccgcccccCCAAAAGGCCGAGAAGCCCAACCTGCCCCCCGCATCCACCCAAGAGAAGGAACCCACGGCCAAACCCCCCCCCGAGGGGCTGCCCAAGCCCCCCACCGTCATCCGGCACACGGAGAAAGAAGCCATCAGCACAGCCCCTGGCACAGACACGGCCTCCAGCCTCCCCGACTCACTGGAAGCTCTGCCACTCGTCCCACAGGCCCCACATCCCTTCCCACTGCTGGAACCCAACCTGTTTGGCCCTCCGACCTTGACTCGCTTCTCAGGGCcgcatcctcctcctcctcccccttcctcgGTGCCATTCCTCTCCTACGTGCACCCCCCGGTGCCCTTCAGcctgcccacagcccagccccGTCTGCGGCCCTGCTCGCCCAGCCATGGCCCATCAGCCTCCAACGCCGTCTGGAAGAAGAGCCAAG GTGTGAGTGTCAGCCCACTCCTCCCATGCTTTGGCTCAGGAGTGACTCCAG GGCACTCCTCCAACAGCCGCATCGTGTGGGAGCACACACGGGGCCGTTACACCTGCATGCAGTGCCCCTATAACACGGCTTCAAGGGAGGAGATGACGCTGCACATCGAGGAGCATCGCAAGAACCCCCCAGCAGCCGGGCGCATGGACACAGACGTGG acTTCGGGGTGAGCGTCGCCTCCTTCCACTCGAAGCTGACGCCAGAGATGGAGAACTCCCTGTACTCACAGCTCTGA
- the ACER1 gene encoding alkaline ceramidase 1 isoform X2, with protein MTNPLLSFCPGNPTMPSIFSYQSSEIDWCENNFVRSPIIAEYYNTISNVCFFILSAALLHLNWQYCQKRSVPMYFISGLLLCVGIFSMYFHMTLSYVGQLLDELSILWTLAVAYSVWYPRAHFPRCIKSRKQFYWLGGVTTVITTLMSFIKPSINAYALNCIAFHLLYLTWRELKKCDDQRVHRMAKAMVLWWVLAITSWLSDRWLCWLCQAINFPYFHSFWHVLIAVSLLYCFPLVMYFDVTYEMPAFTPKLGYWPSDSWPIVVPYIALEEPHKQC; from the exons ATGACTAACCCACTCCTCTCCTTCTGCCCAGGCAACCCGACCATGCCGAGCATATTCTCCTACCAGAGCTCCGAAATCGACTGGTGTGAAAACAACTTTGTGCGCTCGCCGATCATCGCAGAGTACTACAACACG ATCAGCAATGTATGCTTCTTCATCCTTTCGGCTGCCCTGCTCCACCTGAACTGGCAGTACTGCCAGAAGCGCAGCGTGCCCATGTACTTCATCTCTGGCCTCCTCCTCTGTGTAG GTATTTTCTCCATGTACTTCCACATGACCCTGAGCTACGTGGGACAACTCTTGGATGAGCTCTCCATCCTCTGGACACTGGCTGTGGCATATTCCGTTTGGTACCCAAGGGCTCACTTCCCCAGGTGCATCAAAAGCAG GAAGCAATTCTACTGGTTGGGTGGTGTCACCACCGTGATCACCACCTTGATGTCCTTCATCAAACCATCTATCAATGCCTACGCGCTCAACTGCATCGCCTTCCACCTGCTGTACCTGACCTGGCGCGAGCTGAAAAA gTGCGATGACCAACGTGTTCACCGGATGGCCAAAGCCATGGTGCTGTGGTGGGTGCTGGCCATCACCAGCTGGTTAAGTGACAGGTGGCTTTGCTGGCTCTGCCAGGCAATCAACTTCCCTTATTTCCACAGCTTCTG GCACGTGCTGATAGCTGTGTCCCTCCTCTACTGCTTCCCACTCGTCATGTACTTTGACGTCACCTACGAGATGCCAGCGTTCACACCAAAGCTAGGATATTGGCCCAGCGACTCCTGGCCCATCGTGGTGCCTTACATTGCCCTGGAGGAACCTCACAAGCAGTGCTAA
- the ACER1 gene encoding alkaline ceramidase 1 isoform X3: MPSIFSYQSSEIDWCENNFVRSPIIAEYYNTISNVCFFILSAALLHLNWQYCQKRSVPMYFISGLLLCVGIFSMYFHMTLSYVGQLLDELSILWTLAVAYSVWYPRAHFPRCIKSRKQFYWLGGVTTVITTLMSFIKPSINAYALNCIAFHLLYLTWRELKKCDDQRVHRMAKAMVLWWVLAITSWLSDRWLCWLCQAINFPYFHSFWHVLIAVSLLYCFPLVMYFDVTYEMPAFTPKLGYWPSDSWPIVVPYIALEEPHKQC, encoded by the exons ATGCCGAGCATATTCTCCTACCAGAGCTCCGAAATCGACTGGTGTGAAAACAACTTTGTGCGCTCGCCGATCATCGCAGAGTACTACAACACG ATCAGCAATGTATGCTTCTTCATCCTTTCGGCTGCCCTGCTCCACCTGAACTGGCAGTACTGCCAGAAGCGCAGCGTGCCCATGTACTTCATCTCTGGCCTCCTCCTCTGTGTAG GTATTTTCTCCATGTACTTCCACATGACCCTGAGCTACGTGGGACAACTCTTGGATGAGCTCTCCATCCTCTGGACACTGGCTGTGGCATATTCCGTTTGGTACCCAAGGGCTCACTTCCCCAGGTGCATCAAAAGCAG GAAGCAATTCTACTGGTTGGGTGGTGTCACCACCGTGATCACCACCTTGATGTCCTTCATCAAACCATCTATCAATGCCTACGCGCTCAACTGCATCGCCTTCCACCTGCTGTACCTGACCTGGCGCGAGCTGAAAAA gTGCGATGACCAACGTGTTCACCGGATGGCCAAAGCCATGGTGCTGTGGTGGGTGCTGGCCATCACCAGCTGGTTAAGTGACAGGTGGCTTTGCTGGCTCTGCCAGGCAATCAACTTCCCTTATTTCCACAGCTTCTG GCACGTGCTGATAGCTGTGTCCCTCCTCTACTGCTTCCCACTCGTCATGTACTTTGACGTCACCTACGAGATGCCAGCGTTCACACCAAAGCTAGGATATTGGCCCAGCGACTCCTGGCCCATCGTGGTGCCTTACATTGCCCTGGAGGAACCTCACAAGCAGTGCTAA
- the ACER1 gene encoding alkaline ceramidase 1 isoform X1, whose amino-acid sequence MPRRRSPRVHSGDMAGGGSERGRDLGRDLHVKGPSEPYCCSVSPNRGPAPAAGTAALQPFPLHSSMPGSGIAMAVGESSSGLRSKLYSGPNRGFSKAVLEKHQIYPGFPTRTSAEPEDSYMQTDRRCWNVASSLRLWPAPSFTCCTMNLGGIDTHSQFCHPFRKQFYWLGGVTTVITTLMSFIKPSINAYALNCIAFHLLYLTWRELKKCDDQRVHRMAKAMVLWWVLAITSWLSDRWLCWLCQAINFPYFHSFWHVLIAVSLLYCFPLVMYFDVTYEMPAFTPKLGYWPSDSWPIVVPYIALEEPHKQC is encoded by the exons ATGCCACGGAGGAGGTCACCGCGAGTTCACAGTGGAGACATGGCTGGGGGAGGCAGCGAGAGGGGAAGGGACTTGGGAAGGGATTTGCATGTGAAAGGCCCCTCCGAGCCCTATTGTTGCTCAGTCAGCCCGAATCGAGGCCCTGCCCCCgctgctgggacagcagctctgcagcccttccctctgcacagctccatgcctgGCTCTGGCATCGCCATGGCAGTGGGCGAGTCATCCTCGGGACTGCGGTCCAAGCTCTATTCTGGACCGAACAGGGGATTTAGCAAAGCAGTTCTTGAGAAACATCAAATATATCCTGGCTTTCCTACCAGGACTTCTGCAGAGCCCGAGGACAGTTATATGCAAACAGATAGGAGGTGCTGGAACGTGGCTTCCTCTCTCAGGTTGTGGCCAGCACCATCCTTTACCTGCTGCACTATGAACCTTGGAGGCATTGACACTCACTCCCAATTCTGTCATCCCTTTAGGAAGCAATTCTACTGGTTGGGTGGTGTCACCACCGTGATCACCACCTTGATGTCCTTCATCAAACCATCTATCAATGCCTACGCGCTCAACTGCATCGCCTTCCACCTGCTGTACCTGACCTGGCGCGAGCTGAAAAA gTGCGATGACCAACGTGTTCACCGGATGGCCAAAGCCATGGTGCTGTGGTGGGTGCTGGCCATCACCAGCTGGTTAAGTGACAGGTGGCTTTGCTGGCTCTGCCAGGCAATCAACTTCCCTTATTTCCACAGCTTCTG GCACGTGCTGATAGCTGTGTCCCTCCTCTACTGCTTCCCACTCGTCATGTACTTTGACGTCACCTACGAGATGCCAGCGTTCACACCAAAGCTAGGATATTGGCCCAGCGACTCCTGGCCCATCGTGGTGCCTTACATTGCCCTGGAGGAACCTCACAAGCAGTGCTAA
- the LOC107325625 gene encoding LOW QUALITY PROTEIN: acidic leucine-rich nuclear phosphoprotein 32 family member B (The sequence of the model RefSeq protein was modified relative to this genomic sequence to represent the inferred CDS: inserted 1 base in 1 codon; deleted 2 bases in 1 codon), which translates to MVRSQYIPSGLDVWDTEQPGSLENLIAVLGYEYRIHSARHHVKNKAVPAFPFPSLAQPVTSFLLISPRQNAEIRLNASRSHQIPGGAGLAAFVAVGAFLYISCGSGGLGSGELGSISARFYSAQPGTGDGRMEMKKRLTLELRNKKPGEVKELVLDNCRSDDGKIVGLSSDFENLEFLSMINVNLLSISNLPKLNKLRKLELSDNRISGGLEVLAERTPNLTHLNLSGNKIKDINTLEPLKKLPNLHSLDLFNCEVTMLINYRESVFTLLPQLTYLDGFDADEQEAPDSDPEADGDGLEDEYENGEEGEEEEDDDEEDDLDEEVIDEEDDEDDDLEGEEEEDGVDDEEEDEEDDGXEEDDDEADDDLPRGEKRKRNLEDEGEEDQEDEEDDEDD; encoded by the exons ATGGTCAgatcccagtatatcccatcAGGACTGGATGTTTgggacacagagcagccaggaagCCTGGAGAATCTCATCGCTGTGCTGGGATACGAGTACAGGATCCACTCAGCGAGGCACCACGTTAAGAACAAAGCAGTCCCAGccttcccattcccatcccttgCGCAGCCAGTTACCAGCTTCTTACTGATCTCCCCAAGGCAGAACGCTGAGATCCGTTTAAACGCATCTAGGAGCCATCAAATACCAG GGGGCGCTGGTCTCGCCGCCTTTGTTGCCGTTGGCGCCTTCCTCTATATAAGCTGCGGCTCCGGCGGGCTCGGTTCCGGCGAGCTCGGTTCTATCTCTGCTCGGTTCTACTCGGCCCAGCCCGGCACG GGCGACGGGAGGATGGAGATGAAAAAGCGGCTCACGCTGGAGCTGCGCAATAAGAAACCCGGAGAG GTGAAAGAGCTGGTTCTTGATAACTGCCGTTCGGATGATGGGAAGATCGTTGGGCTCTCTTCAGATTTTGAGAACCTGGAGTTCCTCAGCATGATCAATGTCAACCTGCTGTCCATCTCCAATCTCCCCAAGCTTAACAAGCTCCGAAAG ctggagctgagtGATAACCGGATTTCTGGTGGCCTTGAAGTTCTAGCAGAGAGAACTCCTAACCTGACACACTTGAATCTAAGTGGCAACAAGATCAAAGACATCAATACCCTGGAACCCTTG AAAAAGTTGCCAAACCTGCATAGTCTGGACCTCTTCAACTGCGAGGTGACAATGCTCATCAACTACAGGGAGAGCGTGTTCaccctcctgccccagctcaCGTACCTAGATGGATTTGATGCTGATGAGCAGGAAGCCCCCGACTCAGACCCTGAGGCAGATGGGGATGGACTGGAAGATGAATATGAGAATGGGGAAG aaggtgaggaagaggaggatgatgATGAGGAAGATGACTTGGATGAAGAAGTCATTGAtgaagaagatgatgaagatgatgatcTGGAAggtgaagaggaggaggatggagtaGATGATGAG gaggaagatgaggaagatgatg gggaggaagatgatgatgaagcTGATGATG ACCTTCCACgaggggagaagagaaaacGAAATCTAGAGGATGAAGGAGAGGAAGACCAAGAAGATGAAGAGGATGATGAGGATGACTGA
- the ZNF414 gene encoding zinc finger protein 414 isoform X2 yields the protein MKTEKDEALPNFSLGGKYSGEGAGPMTALGSGGAPPAQDLRLLKRRPAPGKHYACSSYGCKLAFPSMQELMDHLKVHYRPTQSLEGKTFQCPTLGCTETFPSMQDLMAHMKVHYKPNRYFKCENCLLRFRTHRSLFKHLHVCSDRASSPAPPPQKAEKPNLPPASTQEKEPTAKPPPEGLPKPPTVIRHTEKEAISTAPGTDTASSLPDSLEALPLVPQAPHPFPLLEPNLFGPPTLTRFSGPHPPPPPPSSVPFLSYVHPPVPFSLPTAQPRLRPCSPSHGPSASNAVWKKSQGHSSNSRIVWEHTRGRYTCMQCPYNTASREEMTLHIEEHRKNPPAAGRMDTDVDFGVSVASFHSKLTPEMENSLYSQL from the exons ATGAAGACAGAGAAGGATGAAGCTCTGCCCAACTTCTCCCTGGGGGGGAAATACTCCGGGGAGGGGGCAG GCCCCATGACAGCACTGGGGAGTGGAGGagcccccccagcacaggaCCTGCGGCTCCTAAAGCGCCGTCCAGCCCCAG GGAAGCACTACGCCTGCTCCAGCTACGGCTGCAAACTGGCCTTCCCCAGCATGCAAGAGCTGATGGACCACCTGAAGGTGCACTACAGACCCACGCAGTCCCTTGAGG GCAAAACCTTCCAGTGCCCCACGCTGGGCTGCACAGAGACCTTCCCCAGCATGCAGGACCTCATGGCACACATGAAAGTGCACTACAAACCCAACCGCTACTTCAA GTGTGAGAACTGCCTGCTGCGCTTCCGCACCCACCGCTCCCTCTTCAAGCACCTCCACGTCTGCTCCGACCGCGCCAgcagccccgcaccgcccccCCAAAAGGCCGAGAAGCCCAACCTGCCCCCCGCATCCACCCAAGAGAAGGAACCCACGGCCAAACCCCCCCCCGAGGGGCTGCCCAAGCCCCCCACCGTCATCCGGCACACGGAGAAAGAAGCCATCAGCACAGCCCCTGGCACAGACACGGCCTCCAGCCTCCCCGACTCACTGGAAGCTCTGCCACTCGTCCCACAGGCCCCACATCCCTTCCCACTGCTGGAACCCAACCTGTTTGGCCCTCCGACCTTGACTCGCTTCTCAGGGCcgcatcctcctcctcctcccccttcctcgGTGCCATTCCTCTCCTACGTGCACCCCCCGGTGCCCTTCAGcctgcccacagcccagccccGTCTGCGGCCCTGCTCGCCCAGCCATGGCCCATCAGCCTCCAACGCCGTCTGGAAGAAGAGCCAAG GGCACTCCTCCAACAGCCGCATCGTGTGGGAGCACACACGGGGCCGTTACACCTGCATGCAGTGCCCCTATAACACGGCTTCAAGGGAGGAGATGACGCTGCACATCGAGGAGCATCGCAAGAACCCCCCAGCAGCCGGGCGCATGGACACAGACGTGG acTTCGGGGTGAGCGTCGCCTCCTTCCACTCGAAGCTGACGCCAGAGATGGAGAACTCCCTGTACTCACAGCTCTGA